AGAGGCTGCATAACACGCACAGGGGCACTCGGGCCGGATccccaccccctgctctcctgctccAAGTGGCCTCTTACCCATAGCCAGCAGCTCCTGGTTGGGGTCAATCCTGTAATCGTTCTGCGAGGCTGAAAGGAGATGAGCAGCTTTGCCCCGAGCTTTCCACAGGCAGAACGTGCCACGCACACGGAGCAGAGCCAGCAGTGCTTGGCACAGCCGTGGGCCCCACCCCGGCACCCCCCTGGGCCATAGGAGCACCCCGAGACAACACTCAGCTCCTGTGCCGATTCTGGCTGTGCACGATGCAGGgaacccccagcccactccccagtCATGCATGGGAGAGCTGCCTAGCTAGGGGAGGAGGTCGGCAGCACCCACGGGACCCCTCCTGCCAGCCCATGTTATGAACCGGGCTTGATACAggcagcccagtgcctcccactgCCCCCATGGGAACAGCACCCTCCCCGGCACCCCGAGCCCCCTGCAGAGACCCCTTCCGTGAGTGTAGGCGTCTGGTGCAGCCGTACCAAAAGCCTTGGCAATCGCAATGGTCTCCAGGAGGCCCATGAGCGGGACCACGGCCAGCCCGACCCCCATGTCCTGGGAGGGAAGGATGCGGTGAGTGGTGCCACCGAGGGATGAGGTCTCCCTGCAGCGGAGCCTCCTCCCGCTGCGTGGGGAGCCAGCAAACGCAGGAGTAAGGAGACAGCAGCCTGCGGGGAGCCCAGCCTCCGCCGGCCAGCCTGGCACCCACCTCCGCCATGCTCCAGAAGGGGACGGTGCCGTTGGGTGCCACCATGGAAAAGCGTGGCAGTCGGAAGGCAGGGAGGCCCTGGGGGATGCTGCCGGTGAGCGTGAGCGGCTGGGACCCCATCACCTGGAAGGAGTAAGCTACCAGGCCAGCAAACAGGACTACGAGAGCGTTGCATGCTGCAGCGGAGAGAGCAACCGTGAAAACCTGGCCGGAGCCCGGGGAGGCAAGGAGGGACGGCAGGAGGAGGTACCTGGGCTGCTGAGGTCTCCCAAGCCTTAGGAAGGGGCATGCACAGCGGCAGGACCATCCCTGGGACTTTGTCCTCCCCGACCCACCTCCAGGTCTCAGCTCTTGCCCACCTGGGCTTTACCGCTTTCAGGCTGTCTCTTCCCTGCCCCGAAGAGACGAGACCCCAGGAGGGATGGCCGCGGGAGGAGAGGGGGCAGAGGACGGCCAACGCACCCGTGGCGGAGGTCCAGACGATGAGGTAGCTGACTCTGACAGCCAGCGGCTCCGCAGGGGCAGCTCGGGGCAGGCGGCTCTTCATCACCCGGAGCCCTGCCAGCGCGGCCAGGCAGGCCAGCCCCAGGACGGCATCCCCAGGCCTGCAACAGGCACATCGGTGCCAGCCCAAACATGCTGCGGGGCACAGGGAGAGGCACCCCAAAGCCCCACGGGAGGAAAAGCGTGTGCCCGGGCACATGCCATGGCTCTGCAGGGAGGTGCATAGCTTGCAGGGATGCTGCCGGGACCCCCGCACCACCGGCAAAACGTGTTGCTTCCCtggggggcagcaggagagggaggagggggtgTCCCCTAGTCAGCAGTATGATGTGAATGGGTTTGTGGGCTCTTTGTAAACAGGGAAGAAGGTCCCCTGCAACAGGCAGGATCCGTGCGGCAGGATTTGCCTCCTCCCTCTCCCGCTGCTGCCCCTCACAGCTAGGCAGGGAGGTGTTCTGCCAGCCGCGATGAAGCTGACCCTGTGTCACTGTGCTGTGTGAGAAACCCAGGCTGTGGCAGAGACCCCTAGCCACGGGTACAGCTAACGGGAGAGGGCGGGGGCACGGGGATGCCTAAGTTCCCTCTTGGACTGTCAAAAACTGGAGGAGGATTTAAAACACAGACAGTCCCAAGGACGTGCCTTTGGGCTGGCAAAATCCTGATGTACCTAACTGGGAGCAAAAAATAGGACAAGCGTGCCCCATCCTTCCCCTTTAGCAGCTTGGGAGCCCGTATGCTCCCCCATCTTCAAATTTGCAGCTGAAATGGAAATGGCTGAGAAGAAGCAGTTGTGTCACAGTGCTGGGCAGGGACCGAGAAATTGCTCCAAGGTGTGACCAAAGAGATGGGGAGCGAAGCAGCCCGAGACCCCACAGCTGCAGGGGTACAGAGCAGGGTGGGTGCTGACCTGGTCTCCCCAATCCTCCGCAGCGTCTCATACACCTGCAGGAAAAATTGCCGAGGAATCCCCTGCAGTCCCAGGATGTTCTGTGCAGGAAGACAAAGCCTGGTGAAAGCCTTGCACAACCTGAGCTGCCACGTGCCTCGGAAGGACTGCCAGGAGCACCAGGGCTCAGCCCTGGCGCACGCATGGTGTCGGCACTGCTGGTGGGAGACCACCTCACCGACCACCCGCATGCACGCCAGGACAGCCCTTTCCCTGCACAGCTCCATGTGGGCCAGGCTCACAGATGCTCTGATTTTTTCCCTGTTCCCAGGCCCTGAGATGCCTCCATCCTGTCCTGCACACATGACCGCGCAGCTCCCAGGAGGGGGTTCAGTTTGgggccccagcccagcctgcgcAGCCCTGCCATCCCCCCGCACCGTGCCGGGACCAGCAGCAAGGCCCCAGCGCCTTCACATCAGTCCCCCGCTGCGACCGCAGCCATTAGCCAACACCGGCCCTCTGGTTCCTCGCACAGCCTGACACCATCTCCCGGAGTCTCTGATTTTGGTTAACCACAAAGGAAGCATTGCAGCCCCAGAAGAGCCAGAGGACCTCAGGTCCCTGAGAGGCCAGCAAGGGACCGGTGGAGCTGCAAAGCCACCACACCTCCCATTGCTGCAAACCCACCATGCCAAGAGACTCACCCAGCACCTCCTGCAAGTGACCGAATCAAATGTCCTGGTTTTACTGGTGTTCTGAATGCCACCAGCTGGTCACAGACAgcgggtgcgtttggcttggtcTGCGCAGAGCAGAGCACTCGGGGACCCACCAGAACTGCTGGCAGGAGGACCCGTGTCCTCTTTGGGGTTCCTTCCTCTCGCACCGAGCAcactgcccagcctggtgctcaatCTCCCAGCTCCACAGCACGGCCGGCTCCAGGAGAGAGGGGGCAAGGCATCCAGAGCAGACCGGCAGAACCTACCTTGACCTGGTTGAAGCTAATGGTGATGGAAGCAGCCGACGTAAACCCTTTAATGACTGGGGAGGAAATGAAGTCCAGAAGAAAACCTGCACGGGACAGGCAGCAGTAAGCACGCTGCTGGCCCTAATGGGGAGCACAGGGTGTTTGCACGCACACAGAGCTGTCACAAGAGTTAGCAGAACAGCCCAGTGTCTCAGAGAGCACAGGGCGGGAGCAACTACAGGATGTACAGCGATATCCTAAAAATACAACCACGGACGGCAAGAGCGTCTCACCGAGGTGCAGGAGCCCCATGGCCAGCTGGATGCAGCCGGAGAGGAAGGCGAGCAGGATGGCATAGACAGGCTCGTGGAAGGCGTAAGAAGAGACAAGCAGCGACATGATGGCGGTGGGACCCAGCGTCACGTCCTTGGCGGTGCCCAGGAAGCAGTAGACAAAGCAGCCCATGAAGGAAGAATAGAGGCCGTACTGCACGGGGACAAAAGGAGCACTGGCACAACGCTCTCGGAGCTGCTGGGAAACGCCAGACACCGCCAAGGCGAGGAGGGCTGGGCTGCCCTCGTGTCCCTCCGGCGCCCGCGGCCAGCCCTGAGCAAACACACGGCGCCTGTGGCTTCCTGCCCTGGAAAACGGGCGACGGCCCGAGAACGGGCTCTCGGCCGTCCAGCCCTCCTCGCCCTGCCCGCCGTCGGGCAGCGGGCGGGCACCGGGCACCCACGTCCACAGGGCACGGCCACCCACCTGGAGAGGCAGCCCGGCCACCTCGGCGTACGCCAGCGCCTGCGGCACGGCGGTGAGCCCCACGGTCAGGCCGGCGATCAGGTCGAGCTGCAGCCAGGCCAAGGAATAACGCGGGAGCCAGCGCAGGACGGGCAGCCTCGTCCGCAGCCCCGGGCACGGGCAGCTCTGCCCGCCCTGCCGGGCACCCGGCGCCGCCATGCCCGGGGCGGCGTCCCCCAGCCCGGCCGTCTCCGGCCTCCGGCCCCCTCCGGACACGCCGCGGGCTCCGGAGCTCTCCGGTCTGCCCGGGGAGGCGGCAGGACGCCCCGCAgagcgggccgggccgaagcgggGGGGGGGTGAGCCGCCGGGGAGAccctcccccccactccccgtccCCAGCTCCGGGACCGGCGGCTCCCGGCGCATCCGGCGGCTCCGCCCGGGCCGGATCTGAACCGCCGGGGCCGCCTCATGTGACCGGGGCAGAGGAGGAGCCGGGGCGGCCGGAGGAGCCgccgagcgccgccgccgcccgcccggtgccggtgccggtgccggtgccggtgccggtgccatGCGGTCCTGGgcgctggtgctgctgctgctggacgcGCTCCGGACCGgcggggccccggccccggcccgcaaCGTGCTGCTTCTCCTGGGTAAGTGCGGCCGCCGGCCCGACGGAGCCCCGGGACCGGTCCCGGGTCCGCCGCCCCCAGCCCTGGGACCGGCCCCATCGGCGGGGTACCCCTGCCCGGGGCTCGGGGAGTCCGGTGGGCAGGGGGAGGGACGGTCCCGGGGGTCCGGCTGCATCCCCTCTGCCGGGATGGTCACGGCTGCACCGGCCCCAGCCCGGGACGTGCTCAGCCCAGGGCTGCTCCCAGTGTCGTTTGTGTCCCCTgggctttgcccccccccccccccccgcacggcTGGGGACGCGCCGGGGGTCAGGCCCGGTGCCGGAGGGCTCACCCCGCACCCCTCCCGCTGCAGCGGACGACGGTGGCTTTGAGAGCGGCACCTACAACAACTCGGCCATCCGGACACCCAACCTGGACGCGCTGGCCCGGCGCAGCGTGGTCTTCCAGAACGCCTTCACCTCCGTCAGCAGCTGCTCTCCCAGCCGGGCCAGCATCCTGACCGGCTTGCCCCAGGTAGGGGCATCCGCGTGCGCCGGGGTGGGGGCCACCAGTCCGCGGTGGGCACTCGGGGATGACAGGAGCCGGCGTGCTTACGGCATGGTCGCAGGACCTGGTGATCCCCCCATTCACTGACCCACTCTCTCCCCTGACCCCTGGGACCTGCTTCCCATGCACACACGCTTGTTGCACGGCTGGACTTGTTTGGGGGCCAGGCTGGCAAACGTCGTCCAACCGCGTTGTCTCTCCCTGCTTGCAGCACCAGAATGGGATGTACGGGCTGCACCAGGACGTACACCACTTCAACTCCTTCGACAGCGTGCAGAgcctgccccggctcctcagGCAAGCACGCGTCCGGACAGGTAGGGAGCTCTGGGCAAGTGACGCGGGCAGGGAAACCCCCCTGCTCTCTGCACCGAACCCCATCGGCTGAGAGAGCTTGACGGCTGACCTGCCTGCGAGCTAGACAGCACCGACTGGACCCGTGCCCATGCTCTGTGCCGACACCTGGGTTTCGCTTTGCTCCCCCCCACCGCTGGTCCTCTGCCATCCTCGTTACACCTCAGTTTCACTCCTGTTCCCCATCCCGCTCCTTCCTGGCTCCCAGGCTCACTCAAGGCTTGTGCTTGACCCAAACTTCCACCCAAGCTGCTCAGCTGCTCTAGCACTTACCCACACCTGTGACCTGGGACAGCGTGGTCCCCGCGTGGGTCCCATTTTTTGACCAGATGTGGAAGTGCCTCTGCAACCGGCAGAAATGACTGGAGAAGCTGGCAGCATCTTCCACTCTCACCAGCGTTTGCTGAGCACAGCCCATGCTGGAGTGGATGATCTGTGTCAGGTCCCTGGaaggagacagcagcagcagccagcatccTACTCCCTGCTCCCCGCTTCTCCTGGCACACCGCCTGTCTGCGTTCTTGCAGGGATAATTGGGAAGAAGCATGTTGGGCCCGAGGCTGTCTACCCCTTCGACTTCGCCTACACAGAGGAGAACAGTTCGGTCCTGCAGGTTGGGAGAAACATCACTCGAATCAAAGCACTTGTCCGGCAGTTCCTGCAGAGCCAGGATGAGAGGTGAGACGGACCCGGCGTCTCTAGGGCAGGCTGCGAGGGGCCacgggagaggagagggaaaccGGCCTCGCTGAAGACGTGTCTCCTTGTCCCAGTTGGTCACAAAAAGGAAGGGACACCTTGTCTCAAGGTCACCCCACATCCAGAAGCCCAGATTAGGTGGGAGTCCTCCCGCCGACCCCAGCTCACCCCTGCACAGCCCAGGGAaggtcttgggggggggtgggcagccctTTGCTACACCACCTCCATCTCCACCCTCTCCGTCTCTAGGCCTTTCTTCCTCTACGTTGCCTTCCACGACCCCCACCGCTGCGGGCACTCCCAGCCCCAATATGGGGCCTTTTGTGAGAAATTTGGCAATGGAGAGAGCGGCATGGGCTGGATCCCTGACTGGAAGCCACAGCTCTACCGCCCGGAGCAAGTGCAGGTGGGAGCCTGTGGGGGCTGCATGGGGCTATACGGGGCTCCATGGGGCTATACGGCACTGCAGGGCCGTATAGGAGCTGCACACTTCCGCAGCCTCCACTGAAGCCAGGCCAGCTGCAGGCTGGCCCCCACCTCGGTCACTGCCATCAGCGTTATGGGCAAGAACTGGTGAAGGCCACCCCGGCGTACCCGC
This window of the Accipiter gentilis chromosome 10, bAccGen1.1, whole genome shotgun sequence genome carries:
- the SLC26A11 gene encoding sodium-independent sulfate anion transporter isoform X2, which gives rise to MAPAPAPAPAPAPGGRRRRSAAPPAAPAPPLPRSHEAAPAVQIRPGRSRRMRREPPVPELGTGSGGEGLPGGSPPPRFGPARSAGRPAASPGRPESSGARGVSGGGRRPETAGLGDAAPGMAAPGARQGGQSCPCPGLRTRLPVLRWLPRYSLAWLQLDLIAGLTVGLTAVPQALAYAEVAGLPLQYGLYSSFMGCFVYCFLGTAKDVTLGPTAIMSLLVSSYAFHEPVYAILLAFLSGCIQLAMGLLHLGFLLDFISSPVIKGFTSAASITISFNQVKNILGLQGIPRQFFLQVYETLRRIGETRPGDAVLGLACLAALAGLRVMKSRLPRAAPAEPLAVRVSYLIVWTSATACNALVVLFAGLVAYSFQVMGSQPLTLTGSIPQGLPAFRLPRFSMVAPNGTVPFWSMAEDMGVGLAVVPLMGLLETIAIAKAFASQNDYRIDPNQELLAMGFANILGSFVSSYPITGSFGRTAVNAQSGVCTPAGGLVTGTLVLLSLAYLTSLFYYIPKAALAAVIISAVVPMFDAGIFRTLWRVKRLDLVPLCVTFLLCFWEVQYGIVAGVLVSGILLLYSIARPPIKVSEGDALLVQPGSSLHFPAIEYLRDVVCSRALAAASPLRSIVLDCRHISSIDYTVVVGLAELQQELRKHGLSLAFCSLQDPVLQVLLSADLEGFQHFPSWEEAERRGGVEPGGSRAAPFASTSESSLLPAGLIQ
- the SLC26A11 gene encoding sodium-independent sulfate anion transporter isoform X3, producing the protein MAPAPAPAPAPAPGGRRRRSAAPPAAPAPPLPRSHEAAPAVQIRPGRSRRMRREPPVPELGTGSGGEGLPGGSPPPRFGPARSAGRPAASPGRPESSGARGVSGGGRRPETAGLGDAAPGMAAPGARQGGQSCPCPGLRTRLPVLRWLPRYSLAWLQLDLIAGLTVGLTAVPQALAYAEVAGLPLQYGLYSSFMGCFVYCFLGTAKDVTLGPTAIMSLLVSSYAFHEPVYAILLAFLSGCIQLAMGLLHLGFLLDFISSPVIKGFTSAASITISFNQVKNILGLQGIPRQFFLQVYETLRRIGETRPGDAVLGLACLAALAGLRVMKSRLPRAAPAEPLAVRVSYLIVWTSATACNALVVLFAGLVAYSFQVMGSQPLTLTGSIPQGLPAFRLPRFSMVAPNGTVPFWSMAEDMGVGLAVVPLMGLLETIAIAKAFASQNDYRIDPNQELLAMGFANILGSFVSSYPITGSFGRTAVNAQSGVCTPAGGLVTGTLVLLSLAYLTSLFYYIPKAALAAVIISAVVPMFDAGIFRTLWRVKRLDLVPLCVTFLLCFWEVQYGIVAGVLVSGILLLYSIARPPIKVSEGDALLVQPGSSLHFPAIEYLRDVVCSRALAASPLRSIVLDCRHISSIDYTVVVGLAELQQELRKHGLSLAFCSLQDPVLQVLLSADLEGFQHFPSWEEAERRGGVEPGGSRAAPFASTSESSLLPAGLIQ
- the SLC26A11 gene encoding sodium-independent sulfate anion transporter isoform X1 → MAPAPAPAPAPAPGGRRRRSAAPPAAPAPPLPRSHEAAPAVQIRPGRSRRMRREPPVPELGTGSGGEGLPGGSPPPRFGPARSAGRPAASPGRPESSGARGVSGGGRRPETAGLGDAAPGMAAPGARQGGQSCPCPGLRTRLPVLRWLPRYSLAWLQLDLIAGLTVGLTAVPQALAYAEVAGLPLQYGLYSSFMGCFVYCFLGTAKDVTLGPTAIMSLLVSSYAFHEPVYAILLAFLSGCIQLAMGLLHLGFLLDFISSPVIKGFTSAASITISFNQVKNILGLQGIPRQFFLQVYETLRRIGETRPGDAVLGLACLAALAGLRVMKSRLPRAAPAEPLAVRVSYLIVWTSATGALAVLCPLSSRGHPSWGLVSSGQGRDSLKAVKPRWARAETWRWVGEDKVPGMVLPLCMPLPKAWETSAAQVPPPAVPPCLPGLRPGFHGCSLRCSMQRSRSPVCWPGSLLLPGDGVPAAHAHRQHPPGPPCLPTATLFHGGTQRHRPLLEHGGAGGGSAAGRPHPSVAPLTASFPPRTWGSGWPWSRSWASWRPLRLPRLLPRRTITGLTPTRSCWLWLFSQLGNFQRSLSPAHTAGRDPIQPQVPAWGWRRLCQHPGLLRLVVSHHGQLWPVGSRTGSGAPARRMLAGAVWTAVNAQSGVCTPAGGLVTGTLVLLSLAYLTSLFYYIPKAALAAVIISAVVPMFDAGIFRTLWRVKRLDLVPLCVTFLLCFWEVQYGIVAGVLVSGILLLYSIARPPIKVSEGDALLVQPGSSLHFPAIEYLRDVVCSRALAAASPLRSIVLDCRHISSIDYTVVVGLAELQQELRKHGLSLAFCSLQDPVLQVLLSADLEGFQHFPSWEEAERRGGVEPGGSRAAPFASTSESSLLPAGLIQ